The following proteins come from a genomic window of Balearica regulorum gibbericeps isolate bBalReg1 chromosome 9, bBalReg1.pri, whole genome shotgun sequence:
- the P2RY1 gene encoding P2Y purinoceptor 1, with translation MTEVLFSAALNGTEPNLLSSSSWSVGNATTKCSLTKTGFQFYYLPTVYILVFITGFLGNSVAIWMFVFHMRPWSGISVYMFNLALADFLYVLTLPALIFYYFNKTDWIFGDIMCKLQRFIFHVNLYGSILFLTCISVHRYTGVVHPLKSLGRLKKKNAVYISTLVWVIVVAVISPILFYSGTGIRRNKTTTCYDTTADDYLRSYFIYSMCTTVLMFCIPFILILGCYGLIVKALIYKDLDNSPLRRKSIYLVIIVLTVFAVSYLPFHVMKTLNLRARVDFQTPQMCAFNDKVYATYQVTRGLASLNSCVDPILYFLAGDTFRRRLSRATRKSSRRSEHNVQSKSEEMTLNILSEYKQNGDTSL, from the coding sequence ATGACAGAAGTCctgttctctgctgctttgaatGGAACTGAACCCAACCTGTtatccagcagcagctggtctGTGGGAAACGCCACCACCAAGTGTTCCCTTACCAAAACTGGCTTCCAGTTCTATTACCTGCCCACTGTCTATATTCTGGTCTTCATCACTGGGTTTTTGGGCAACAGCGTGGCCATCTGGATGTTTGTCTTCCATATGAGGCCTTGGAGCGGCATCTCAGTTTACATGTTCAACCTGGCGCTAGCTGATTTCTTGTATGTCTTGACTCTGCCTGCCCTCATCTTTTACTACTTCAATAAAACCGACTGGATCTTTGGAGATATCATGTGCAAGCTGCAGAGGTTCATCTTCCATGTGAACCTGTATGgcagtattttgtttctaactTGCATAAGCGTGCACAGGTACACGGGAGTGGTGCACCCCTTGAAGTCGCTGGGGAGGCTGAAGAAGAAGAACGCGGTGTACATCAGCACCCTGGTCTGGGTCATTGTGGTGGCCGTGATTTCTCCAATACTGTTCTACTCGGGAACGGGGAtaaggagaaacaaaaccacGACGTGCTACGACACAACAGCCGATGATTACCTGAGAAGTTATTTCATTTACAGCATGTGCACCACAGTGCTTATGTTCTGCATCCCGTTCATCCTGATTCTTGGTTGCTATGGGCTAATTGTGAAAGCTTTGATTTACAAAGATTTGGACAATTCTCCTCTCAGGAGAAAGTCGATTTACCTGGTTATTATTGTGTTGACAGTCTTTGCTGTGTCTTACCTTCCCTTCCACGTGATGAAGACCTTAAATCTAAGAGCCAGGGTGGATTTTCAGACTCCCCAAATGTGTGCCTTCAACGATAAGGTTTATGCCACGTACCAAGTGACGAGGGGTCTGGCCAGCCTCAACAGCTGCGTCGACCCTATCCTTTACTTTCTGGCAGGTGATACCTTTCGAAGGCGGCTTTCCAGGGCGACCAGGAAATCGTCCAGAAGAAGTGAACACAACGTGCAGTCCAAAAGCGAGGAAATGACTCTCAATATTTTATCTGAGTATAAACAGAACGGAGATACGAGTTTGTGA